The nucleotide window CTTATATCGGATTAGATTTCAACGCTGTGTCTCTTGCGGACGAAGTTCCCGATATTGAAATCAGAAATTTTATCAAGAATTCAGAACAATGCCGGGATGACGGCAACTTTGATGACGCGCTTGTCCAGGTTAGCTTGGCGTTTCAGCGAATTCTGCATGTGGCTCAGAATGATTTGTTTGGCAGTATGCCACGCTTCGATAAAGCTGATCGCCTTTTCCCGCAAGACTCACAGGAAGAGGCAAGAGAATTAATATCGAGTTTCGGGGATTTTTGGGAGGTTTTTTGCAAGAATAATGCGATGTTAACGTTGGGTGTCGATCGCGAACTCCTCGGCGAGATTGAAGCTAGGCGAGTTACCGTAAATGTTTCTGAAGGTGGCAAAACGCTTGGAGTCTACAGGCACAATAAGACCGAAAGTACTATGGAGAATGTCAATTTCCTTATTTCAAACGTTACCGAAATAGCGCGCCGAGCTCCTTAAGGACGATGACGTTTATTGCGCACGCTGTGCAGGAAACAGCCTAACTAGTGCAGGCACGGCGACGCCCTCTCCATTACGCCTTCGGCTCCATTCCAAGGGCGCGCATGCTGCAAACGTTAGCTCTACAAGACAAGGATGCAGATGGAAGACATAAAAACTTTATTTATTGGAGTGCTCGGTGGCTTGATGGTACTCGGTATTGCCAAAGCTTATAAGTCGTATCGGAACAAGAGCGTTCAGGAAGATATTAAGTTCCTGGAGTTCGAGAAGAAGCATCTTGGTGAGATGAAGAAGTCTAGCGTAGAGATGAATCGAAGCTCCTTCAGGGCGATTTTCGCCCTATTTTTATTTATCGGCTTGGCCAATCTGACACCGCGATTTTTTGATTTGATTAATGTTGAAGCTCTCTCTGGCCTATCGTCTCTCGTAACAATGATTATTTGGGCAATGTTCATAGGGTTGTGTATTAAGTTCTGGCGCAGATATGAGAACCTCAAGAACTTCAAAGAAGCGATGGACAAGCTTGACGACAAAATCGAGAAGCTCCGTGGAAAATTGCCAGAGTAGCTAACCAGCGGCTCTCGCGATTCCTCGCGATTCGGGGTCAGGTCTTGCATCGTGCATCTTGGGCGCACGATGCAAGACCTGACCCCGGACGGTTTCGCACTTATAACAAGGGAGGGCACGCGACAAGCGTGTGTCGGCAGTGTTATGGCGTATGGGATATTGTTTAAATGAAAATTTTAGTAATCATAATATCAATTGCCCTATTTGGGATGTTGCTGTTCAAGATATTGAATGGTTCACAAAGAAAGTTTGACCTAAAAATATCAGTCAAAAGCTTGTATCCCCAGAATGGAAGCACCCTTGAAACTGGAGAGCCAATATTTCTGGATATTGCTTATCAATACTCTAATCCCAAAGAAAATTTTCACATATGGGCGAAGGTTTTAGATGAAACCTATAGCTCTACTTATCAAGGGTCTGTAGATCAATTGACGCCTGGTAGTGGGGAGGTTGAAAGATTCGTGTTTCTTACAGAGCCAGGAAAAATAAAAAGAATTCACATTGTTGTCAAAGGCATGGATTTTGAGGAGGTATATAACGACTTTATAGATGTAAATTATACCTTTGAAGAGAGTGAAGAATATAAAGCTTTCAAAAGTGATGGTGTAGGGTCTCATATTTCTTCCGTTACTTTCGACAAGCCACAGGGAGAGGTGTTACGCAGTGGCGATACCGTGACAGCAACTCTTCAACACCACATTAACACTGAGGAAGGGCTGGATATATGGGTAATGCCTGAAACCAGTTGCAACCATACTTTCGAAGGAACTACTGGTGTGCAAAAAGGCGACGGACACATCCAGAAGTACTTCACCATTAGTGAGCCTTGTGAAATAAAAGAACTAAAAATTTTAATGAAAAACAAAGTTGGCAATAAAGTCTACGATAAAAAAATAGATGTAGATTTCAAATTTAAATAAGCGCAAGCGATTCGGGGTCAAGTCTTGCCCGGAAAAATGGATTCAGGTCTTGCAGCGTGCGAGGAGATAAATGGGGTCAGACGCTGTGTGAACTGATCCTGACGGCCCTCCGCCGGGCACTATTTTTTCGCTTCGGTGAAAAAAGATCGCCGCGGAACAAAGGCGTTAGAAATACAAGGATAAAGATGAAGCAACAGGGCACCAATGCAATTGCCATCCTTTTGGATGAAAAAATAAATGAATTTAAAACCGCGTTTATCGAAAATTCTCGATTACTATTTGTTGATGATGAAGGGAGCTTAGTTCACCCAGGGGAGTTTGGTACTTATAGAGAAGATGTAGTTAAGAAATTCCTGACTAATATTCTTCCTGAGCGAATGGGTATGGAATCAGGATTTGTTGTAACTTCAAACGGAAAGATAAGCACTCAATGCGATATAGTTATATATGATAAATCCGTAACTCCTTTGATTAAGAATGAAAATGGGCAACGATTTTTTCCGATTGAGTCCGTAGTTGCCATCGGGGAAATTAAATCGAAGCTGTCAACTTCTGAATTAAAGAAAGCTCTAAGAAAGTTAGCTAAAACCAAATCCCTTAGAGATTATCTCTACGAGCCAAGTTACACCTATTGTAAAAAAGAGGAAGGAAACGCAAGCATCTATCAGCCGGAAAAAGATGAACTGGATCAGATTATAACCTTTCTAATATGTGAAGAGTTCTCATTCTCTCCTCGCGAAAACCTGGTCAATATAATGGATTGCTACAAAGAAGAACTTCCACACAGGCCGTTTTGCCACAGGCATAATATGGTGTTAAGTATTAATGACGGCTTGTTAACCTATCTGCACCCACAAGGCTTCGTATATCCATTTCCCTCAAAAGCAACGCTTATACATGACTACGGCGGCACTGATCAACTTAAAGAAACCAGATTAACCGCTGAGTTAATGAAATATAGGTTTATTGCACCTCCAACCGGTTCATCCGAACACATACGACATTTTACAAGTATGCTCCATATGGCTTTAATCAGTGTCTCAGTCCTTTATCCTGAAATGGCTCGCTACATAGAGGGCCGAGAGGATGTTCAATTCATAGATTTTGAGCAAAGCCTCAGATGATTTCTAATAAATCAATCAACTACGCTCCTACGGCGCCGGACGCAGCAAAGCTGCGCCGGTTATTGAGGCGTTATAGAGGGAATGGATTCGATGCCTGATTCAACATCAAGGAGAGCCATCCGGATTTTTCTGCTTTTTGCCGCAGCTGCACTTATCGCTGGCTGCGCCAAGCAGCCCGAGGCAAGTGCATATATGTACGATCCGCCCGGTTTTTTTATGGGTCTTTTTCATGGGTTCGCAATTCTTTTCAGCATGATAGGAAGCTTTTTCATGGATATCCGAATTTACAGCTTCCCGAATTCTGGGCTCGGCTACGATATAGGCTTCTTTCTGGGCGCTGCTATGTTTCTGGGTGGAGGTGGCGCCAGTGCCAAGTAAATCTATTACAACGCAAAGCAGAGCAACGAAAATGGAGTCAGGTCTTGCATCATGCATCAGAGCTGCGCGATACGAGACCCGGCCCGCAAGTAAATGGATAAGGCATGAAACTCATACTGCTTCCAGGCATGGATGGGACAGGAATGCTATTCGAGCCTCTCCTGAATGAACTGGGTGAGCTTGATACGGAAGTGGTGCCCTTGCCCAACTCAGGGCCGCAGGACTACGCTTCCCTCGCAGAAGTAGTGGCACATATTATTGGAGAACGAGAGTGCGTTCTCCTCGCCGAATCTTATTCCGGAGCCATTGCGGAGTTTCTGGTTAGAAATTACAGCCTGAATATTAGACATATCATTTTTGTGGCATCATTCCTCTCGAGTCCACGCCCTTTTCTGTCTCGATTGGCTGCTTTCCTGCCCATTAAGGCTTTGGCGGCAATACCTATTCTGGCCCCATTTGCATTGAAAGCTCTCATGTTGGGCTGGTCTGCCAATCCTGAAACTATTTCTTTGTTCAGAAAAGCGCTGCGAGAGGTTGATTCCAGAGTTCTAAGCATGCGGCTACGTCAAATAGCGGAATATGGTTCAGCTGGCAAAACCTTTGAAATCGGTTCTACCTATATTCGCCCCTCGGGTGATCTGCTTGTCAGTGACAGGTCCAAAGAGATCTCCGCAGCCTTTCCAAATCTGAAGGTGGTTGAGGTGAGAGGCCCCCATTTCGTGTTGCAAGCTGAGCCAGAGGCATGTGCTGCAGTAATTCGGGCGTCGGTAGGTCATTTAACTAGTAAAGGCAATGGCACGCCTTCGATGTGATCTTATTCAAGCGTTTAAAATAATAAAATCGGAGTCAAAATGAGCAAGGATGATCAGTTGGTATCACTGTCAGGTGCACCCATCTTTCGCTACACAGATGGGGAAAAGGAATGGGAGGCACCTGATGGTGAAGAATGTATTGAAGAAATTTCGGATCATATTGAGCGTCATATAGGCGATGTCAGTAGTGTGTTTCATGAATTAATCTCTGACACAGTGCATATCGATGTGCATCATGTGAAACCAACAAGGGAAAGGCCGTTCCACACCTTGGTAACCTCCGGTATGAGCGATCGGCAAATGAATGTTCCTGAGGGGGTTAACGCTACCCGCTATATGGAGCTAATGGTGACGTTGCCGGAGGGTTGGAGGATCGATGATGAATCGTTTAGAGATGAAATATGGTATTGGCCCGTAAGGCAGCTAAAGTTTCTGGCTCGTTTTCCTCATAAGTTTGAAACCTGGCTAGGGTGGGGACATACAATTCCGAACGGTGACCCCGCTGAACCCTTTTCTGAGAATACGGATTTATCCGGCGTCATTATTCTTCCTTCTGTCAATGTTACAGAAGAGTTTAGATCTCTTGAAATTAACAAGGAAAAAGTCATTGAGTTCTATAGTGTCGTCCCGCTGTATGACGAGGAAATGAATTTAAAACTTCGTAAGGGCACCGATTCGCTATTGGATAGGTTCGACAAATACGCAATTAGCGACCTTATAGAAATCGACCGTAGAAATATTGCCAAGAAACGCTTCGGTATATTCTGATGCGATACGGGGCAGCTCTTGCCGCGTGCCTTAGATGGAAAAGGCAAGACCTGACCCCGGGTTCGCTCCTGTGCTCCTTGCCCATACCGGCAGAGGCATCCAGCGCCCGTACCATCTTGGCCAGCAACGCCTGCTCATGAAAACCACCGATATCGCGCATCTCAGCGGCCACAAAGGTGATAGTGCGAGAAAAGTCCTGGGTACTCTCCAGCACCAGATGCACCACCACATCCTCCCGATGCGACTGCGCCACAAAGATCGCATTCATCAGGGTGTGGGCGAGGATCTCGCTATGGGCATCACCGCCCACATTAGCCAGCAGGGTCTGACTGTTGACGGAGGCCGCACGGGCGCGGAGGACGAAGGTACGCATGTTCTGGGGCTCTGGAGAATGAGGGGGGAATTGTACATCAGACGTTGATTGGGCGTGGAGACATGGCGTTGGAGTGTAGGCAGTGTCCGTTTTCAACGGAACGTTCCTTATAACTCTGGAAGTGAAAAGCCAACTCATTGATTTCAATTGCATTTCGAATGACTGAAAACGGGATAGCAGGAAAGGAGTTCAAAGGAACGTTCCTTTGAACTCCGTGTAAGACATTGGCTATTTCACTCTAACTGATTGATATGAGAGTATTTTGATAGTGTGAACGTGGAGGGTGGCTCGGAGTTATACGGAACCGGGTTATAAGGAACGTTCTAATTAATTCGCTGTTAGCTGAGTGGTGGCTGCTTGAAGTTCATTATTCGCACTGTTGCTATTCTGCTGGCTCTATCTCTTATATATATAGGAATATATTTTATTGTAGAGATTCGTCCTCACGTGTCAGAAATGGATGAAATGATCAGAGAGTATGAGACAGATTCGCTCAATTACTCTTCTATCAAGTCGATGGCCGTAGCTGAGGAAGGTATTGATGGTATCGGAAATTACGTGGGGCACTCATTGGCCGTAAGTAATGTCGGTTCTGGATTTAGGGGGGCTTGGCATCTGCTGGGCTTGCATTGGCAGCTTTGGATTCGTTTGCTCTATTCAGAAGATGAGATTTTTCGTTTGTGGTTGGCCATGGTTCCATATGGGGGTGGTAGGGGTATGCAGGATGCGGCTCAGTTCCATTTTGAGAATGACCTTGATTCTCTAAATTGCCACCAGCTAGCTCAGCTTGTTGTAATGGTTCGTGCGCCATCGATGTTTAAGCCTGGTAGTGAACGATCAGTTAACCGCATACGAGATCACGGCGTAGTTCTTCGCTGCGACAGCTAACAAGGGCCTGCAAGCCGACCTTCGGCGGCTGAGGCGGGCGTTAGCAGGCAAGGAAGAGCCAATGGATCCGAGTAATATCCTAAAGATTGAATCCCTTGATGAGGGTTGGCGTGATAAGGATTCAGTAATGCTCCATGCGTGCTTCCAGCTACTGAAGGACAGCATAGAGAAAGAAAATTTATTGTCTGGGCACGTGGATTGGGATGCTGACGAGAAGCACCGTTTGGCAAAGAAAGAGATAGAAAATTTATACGAGTGGTGGGTTTCTTATACTGAGCCGGAAGCTCTTAACGAAAAAGACTATGAACAAGAAACGCAGATGTTGGTGCGTTTAGTGAAGGTGAGGTGGGCGCTTTGGACGTAGCTGCTAACAAGGGGCTGCAGCGGACCGCTTTTCTGGCGCGGTGGGCCTCCAAATCGGCCGCTGAGCCCTGTCGTTAAGTGCTATGAGGCTGATACCAATAACTATGCTTCTCATTGCTTCAGCTTCTGTATTTGCAGAGCCTGATATTGAGAGTGCAGTGAGAAGCTTGTTGGCTGGGGAAGCCGCTGTTATCGAACATGTTGGGCCCAGTCTGCAAGCCAAGATTGATTCATTGCCTGATAACTGCTCAGTTGAAGTGGTTATTGGCGATGCTGAATACCCCATCGGTGATGGAGAGGCCACCCATCATTCACTCGTAGAGTGCGGAGCTTCAGGTGGTATAGGTTTGAGGCTTAAAGCGTTGGGAAGTAATGATTACCGTGTGCTTGGCTTTTGGAGTCTGTCAGGCACTTAACAAGTACCTCCAGGCCGACCTTCGGTGGCTGAGGGGGGCGTTACGTTGATTAGATCATGAGAATCTGGGTGCTTTTGGTGGTTGTCATGTTGTGCGGGTGTACTGTTCTAGCCAAGGATGAGTACATGGCTGTTTCCGATCCCGCTGGATATGAGCACTATGATTTCGAGCAACTGGATTGCTATGAAACTGAAGGCTTGGAGGTTTGCTCGCGCCCCTTCAAGAGCAAATCATTAATGATTGGTGTCGTTGTGCCAATCTGGCCGCAATTTTCCAGAGGAAGGCTTTCTTACGATATCGAGCGGGATCGCTCCGTCCGAGTTAGGAACACGTCGGAAGGTATTGCTAAGTTGGTCTTGTTCTCGTCTGCGGCTGGTTGCGAGTATGAGGAAGGCTCCATCACATGCGCAGAGCTAGATAATTTTGAGCTGATGCCTAGCGAGAGCGTTTGGATGAAACTGCCAAAGCATGATGGCCTCGAAATACGAACTGATTTTGAGGGCAAAGGAAGCATTATTAAATTGCGCACAAAGACACGGCTCAATATCCATGCCGTATCTGTGTAAAACGTAACAATAAGCAGCAGGCCGACCTTCGGCGGCTGTGCTGGGCGTTAAAATTTAGGAAATTACTTTGCAGGAAGTGAGAAAGTTTGAAGACTGCCTGACCGAGAGGCCAAAGCCTAAAGGTATTGACGTGCTTTGTGGGCTAAAACACTTTGCAATCATTACCTATGCTGTTCCCGCCGAGAGGTTTGAGGGAGTTTTCCCAGATAGGTTCCAGCTAGACACTATTCAATTGGATGGGCGAACTCTGGGTTTGATTTCAGTTGTGCCGTTCGTGGATGTTGATTTTACGTCAGCAGTGTTTCCATTTCCAAAATTCACGATGGGTCAAACCAACTATCGCATATACATCAAAGATAGGGAGACAGGTGAAAGGTGCGTATGGTTTCTTGGTACCACCCTCGATTCGTGGACTCTGCTGGTTCCTAGATATTTATGGAATCTTCCCTGGCATGCCGGGAAGGTGAAATTCGATTGCAGCTTTAATCCCTCGACAGGGTTATACGAAAAGTATGAGATGAACACCAAATCCAACTGGGCGGAAGCAGCTGTTGAGCTACGCCAATCGGAAGAGGATGCTTTTGATTTCCCAGGATTTCCCGATACGGAGTCAGCACTTGT belongs to Alcanivorax sediminis and includes:
- a CDS encoding DUF2071 domain-containing protein, encoding MRKFEDCLTERPKPKGIDVLCGLKHFAIITYAVPAERFEGVFPDRFQLDTIQLDGRTLGLISVVPFVDVDFTSAVFPFPKFTMGQTNYRIYIKDRETGERCVWFLGTTLDSWTLLVPRYLWNLPWHAGKVKFDCSFNPSTGLYEKYEMNTKSNWAEAAVELRQSEEDAFDFPGFPDTESALVYLTHPLAGFYYRRDRKIGTYRVWHKELLVKPAAIKSAKFRLLSELGIVPEAEQCNPYSVLIEPLNEFTIYLPPKVAG
- a CDS encoding suppressor of fused domain protein, with amino-acid sequence MSKDDQLVSLSGAPIFRYTDGEKEWEAPDGEECIEEISDHIERHIGDVSSVFHELISDTVHIDVHHVKPTRERPFHTLVTSGMSDRQMNVPEGVNATRYMELMVTLPEGWRIDDESFRDEIWYWPVRQLKFLARFPHKFETWLGWGHTIPNGDPAEPFSENTDLSGVIILPSVNVTEEFRSLEINKEKVIEFYSVVPLYDEEMNLKLRKGTDSLLDRFDKYAISDLIEIDRRNIAKKRFGIF
- a CDS encoding alpha/beta fold hydrolase; the protein is MKLILLPGMDGTGMLFEPLLNELGELDTEVVPLPNSGPQDYASLAEVVAHIIGERECVLLAESYSGAIAEFLVRNYSLNIRHIIFVASFLSSPRPFLSRLAAFLPIKALAAIPILAPFALKALMLGWSANPETISLFRKALREVDSRVLSMRLRQIAEYGSAGKTFEIGSTYIRPSGDLLVSDRSKEISAAFPNLKVVEVRGPHFVLQAEPEACAAVIRASVGHLTSKGNGTPSM
- a CDS encoding DUF6602 domain-containing protein; translation: MKQQGTNAIAILLDEKINEFKTAFIENSRLLFVDDEGSLVHPGEFGTYREDVVKKFLTNILPERMGMESGFVVTSNGKISTQCDIVIYDKSVTPLIKNENGQRFFPIESVVAIGEIKSKLSTSELKKALRKLAKTKSLRDYLYEPSYTYCKKEEGNASIYQPEKDELDQIITFLICEEFSFSPRENLVNIMDCYKEELPHRPFCHRHNMVLSINDGLLTYLHPQGFVYPFPSKATLIHDYGGTDQLKETRLTAELMKYRFIAPPTGSSEHIRHFTSMLHMALISVSVLYPEMARYIEGREDVQFIDFEQSLR
- a CDS encoding transglycosylase domain-containing protein gives rise to the protein MKFIIRTVAILLALSLIYIGIYFIVEIRPHVSEMDEMIREYETDSLNYSSIKSMAVAEEGIDGIGNYVGHSLAVSNVGSGFRGAWHLLGLHWQLWIRLLYSEDEIFRLWLAMVPYGGGRGMQDAAQFHFENDLDSLNCHQLAQLVVMVRAPSMFKPGSERSVNRIRDHGVVLRCDS